One region of Citrus sinensis cultivar Valencia sweet orange chromosome 6, DVS_A1.0, whole genome shotgun sequence genomic DNA includes:
- the LOC102629769 gene encoding 36.4 kDa proline-rich protein-like isoform X1, with amino-acid sequence MGRKHPLANFLILLLNLGTLLSSLACPYCPYPTPPPPCPPTFPPKHPPHVKPPFHPKPPHHKPPHVKPPHKPPYVPKPPYTPRPKPPYTPKPPYTPTPKPPYFPKPPYTPRPKPPYAPKPPYTPTPKPPYFPKPPYTPRPKPPYAPKPPYTPTPKPPYFPKPPYTPRPKPPYVPKPPYTPTPKPPYFPKPPYTPRPKPPYVPKPPYTPTPKPPYVPKPPYVPSPPYTPRPRPPYVPSPPYTPSPKPPYVPSPPYTPSPTPPYVPSPPYTPSPSPPPPPSGTPCPPPPPPTCPIDTLKLGACVDVLGGLVHIGIGSSAKDACCPVLQGLLDLDAALCLCTTIKLKLLNINLIIPIALEVLIDCGKHPPPGFQCPA; translated from the exons ATGGGTAGAAAACATCCTTTAGCTAATTTCTTGATTCTCCTCTTGAACTTGGGTACGTTACTATCTTCTTTAGCATGTCCATATTGCCCTTATCCTACTCCTCCCCCTCCGTGTCCCCCAACATTTCCACCAAAACACCCTCCGCATGTAAAGCCACCTTTCCACCCCAAACCACCGCATCACAAGCCACCCCATGTCAAACCACCGCACAAGCCCCCGTATGTTCCTAAACCACCTTACACACCAAGGCCTAAACCGCCTTACACGCCAAAACCACCTTATACGCCAACCCCTAAGCCACCATATTTCCCCAAACCACCTTACACACCAAGGCCTAAGCCACCGTATGCGCCAAAACCACCTTATACGCCAACCCCTAAGCCACCATATTTCCCCAAACCACCTTACACCCCAAGGCCTAAGCCACCGTATGCGCCAAAACCACCTTATACGCCAACCCCTAAGCCACCCTATTTCCCCAAACCACCTTACACCCCAAGGCCTAAGCCACCGTACGTGCCAAAACCACCTTATACGCCAACCCCTAAGCCACCCTATTTCCCCAAACCACCTTACACCCCAAGGCCTAAGCCACCGTATGTCCCAAAACCACCTTACACCCCAACTCCTAAGCCACCGTATGTCCCTAAACCACCGTATGTACCATCACCACCTTATACCCCTCGCCCTAGACCACCGTATGTACCATCGCCACCTTATACCCCTAGTCCTAAACCACCGTATGTGCCATCACCAC CGTATACCCCAAGCCCTACCCCGCCATATGTACCATCACCACCGTATACCCCAAGCCCTagcccaccaccaccaccaagtGGAACACCGTGTCCTCCGCCGCCGCCACCAACTTGTCCCATTGATACTCTCAAGCTTGGTGCATGCGTCGACGTGTTGGGTGGTCTAGTACACATCGGTATAGGCAGCAGTGCAAAGGACGCTTGCTGCCCCGTGCTGCAGGGGCTACTGGACTTGGATGCTGCATTATGTCTTTGCACCACCATTAAACTTAAGCTTTTGAATATCAATCTTATTATACCGATCGCCCTTGAAGTGCTTATTGACTGCGGCAAGCATCCGCCGCCCGGATTCCAGTGTCCTGCCTAA
- the LOC102629769 gene encoding 36.4 kDa proline-rich protein-like isoform X11: MGRKHPLANFLILLLNLGTLLSSLACPYCPYPTPPPPCPPTFPPKHPPHVKPPFHPKPPHHKPPHVKPPHKPPYVPKPPYTPRPKPPYTPKPPYTPTPKPPYFPKPPYTPRPKPPYAPKPPYTPTPKPPYFPKPPYTPRPKPPYVPKPPYTPTPKPPYVPKPPYVPSPPYTPRPRPPYVPSPPYTPSPKPPYVPSPPYTPSPTPPYVPSPPYTPSPTPPYVPSPPYTPSPSPPPPPSGTPCPPPPPPTCPIDTLKLGACVDVLGGLVHIGIGSSAKDACCPVLQGLLDLDAALCLCTTIKLKLLNINLIIPIALEVLIDCGKHPPPGFQCPA, encoded by the exons ATGGGTAGAAAACATCCTTTAGCTAATTTCTTGATTCTCCTCTTGAACTTGGGTACGTTACTATCTTCTTTAGCATGTCCATATTGCCCTTATCCTACTCCTCCCCCTCCGTGTCCCCCAACATTTCCACCAAAACACCCTCCGCATGTAAAGCCACCTTTCCACCCCAAACCACCGCATCACAAGCCACCCCATGTCAAACCACCGCACAAGCCCCCGTATGTTCCTAAACCACCTTACACACCAAGGCCTAAACCGCCTTACACGCCAAAACCACCTTATACGCCAACCCCTAAGCCACCATATTTCCCCAAACCACCTTACACACCAAGGCCTAAGCCACCGTATGCGCCAAAACCACCTTATACGCCAACCCCTAAGCCACCATATTTCCCCAAACCAC CTTACACCCCAAGGCCTAAGCCACCGTATGTCCCAAAACCACCTTACACCCCAACTCCTAAGCCACCGTATGTCCCTAAACCACCGTATGTACCATCACCACCTTATACCCCTCGCCCTAGACCACCGTATGTACCATCGCCACCTTATACCCCTAGTCCTAAACCACCGTATGTGCCATCACCACCTTATACCCCCAGCCCTACCCCACCATATGTACCATCACCACCGTATACCCCAAGCCCTACCCCGCCATATGTACCATCACCACCGTATACCCCAAGCCCTagcccaccaccaccaccaagtGGAACACCGTGTCCTCCGCCGCCGCCACCAACTTGTCCCATTGATACTCTCAAGCTTGGTGCATGCGTCGACGTGTTGGGTGGTCTAGTACACATCGGTATAGGCAGCAGTGCAAAGGACGCTTGCTGCCCCGTGCTGCAGGGGCTACTGGACTTGGATGCTGCATTATGTCTTTGCACCACCATTAAACTTAAGCTTTTGAATATCAATCTTATTATACCGATCGCCCTTGAAGTGCTTATTGACTGCGGCAAGCATCCGCCGCCCGGATTCCAGTGTCCTGCCTAA
- the LOC102629769 gene encoding 36.4 kDa proline-rich protein-like isoform X14: MGRKHPLANFLILLLNLGTLLSSLACPYCPYPTPPPPCPPTFPPKHPPHVKPPFHPKPPHHKPPHVKPPHKPPYVPKPPYTPRPKPPYTPKPPYTPTPKPPYFPKPPYTPRPKPPYVPKPPYTPTPKPPYVPKPPYVPSPPYTPRPRPPYVPSPPYTPSPKPPYVPSPPYTPSPTPPYVPSPPYTPSPTPPYVPSPPYTPSPSPPPPPSGTPCPPPPPPTCPIDTLKLGACVDVLGGLVHIGIGSSAKDACCPVLQGLLDLDAALCLCTTIKLKLLNINLIIPIALEVLIDCGKHPPPGFQCPA, from the exons ATGGGTAGAAAACATCCTTTAGCTAATTTCTTGATTCTCCTCTTGAACTTGGGTACGTTACTATCTTCTTTAGCATGTCCATATTGCCCTTATCCTACTCCTCCCCCTCCGTGTCCCCCAACATTTCCACCAAAACACCCTCCGCATGTAAAGCCACCTTTCCACCCCAAACCACCGCATCACAAGCCACCCCATGTCAAACCACCGCACAAGCCCCCGTATGTTCCTAAACCACCTTACACACCAAGGCCTAAACCGCCTTACACGCCAAAACCAC CTTATACGCCAACCCCTAAGCCACCCTATTTCCCCAAACCACCTTACACCCCAAGGCCTAAGCCACCGTATGTCCCAAAACCACCTTACACCCCAACTCCTAAGCCACCGTATGTCCCTAAACCACCGTATGTACCATCACCACCTTATACCCCTCGCCCTAGACCACCGTATGTACCATCGCCACCTTATACCCCTAGTCCTAAACCACCGTATGTGCCATCACCACCTTATACCCCCAGCCCTACCCCACCATATGTACCATCACCACCGTATACCCCAAGCCCTACCCCGCCATATGTACCATCACCACCGTATACCCCAAGCCCTagcccaccaccaccaccaagtGGAACACCGTGTCCTCCGCCGCCGCCACCAACTTGTCCCATTGATACTCTCAAGCTTGGTGCATGCGTCGACGTGTTGGGTGGTCTAGTACACATCGGTATAGGCAGCAGTGCAAAGGACGCTTGCTGCCCCGTGCTGCAGGGGCTACTGGACTTGGATGCTGCATTATGTCTTTGCACCACCATTAAACTTAAGCTTTTGAATATCAATCTTATTATACCGATCGCCCTTGAAGTGCTTATTGACTGCGGCAAGCATCCGCCGCCCGGATTCCAGTGTCCTGCCTAA
- the LOC102629769 gene encoding extensin-like isoform X9, whose product MGRKHPLANFLILLLNLGTLLSSLACPYCPYPTPPPPCPPTFPPKHPPHVKPPFHPKPPHHKPPHVKPPHKPPYVPKPPYTPRPKPPYTPKPPYTPTPKPPYFPKPPYTPRPKPPYAPKPPYTPTPKPPYFPKPPYTPRPKPPYVPKPPYTPRPKPPYVPKPPYTPTPKPPYVPKPPYVPSPPYTPRPRPPYVPSPPYTPSPKPPYVPSPPYTPSPTPPYVPSPPYTPSPTPPYVPSPPYTPSPSPPPPPSGTPCPPPPPPTCPIDTLKLGACVDVLGGLVHIGIGSSAKDACCPVLQGLLDLDAALCLCTTIKLKLLNINLIIPIALEVLIDCGKHPPPGFQCPA is encoded by the exons ATGGGTAGAAAACATCCTTTAGCTAATTTCTTGATTCTCCTCTTGAACTTGGGTACGTTACTATCTTCTTTAGCATGTCCATATTGCCCTTATCCTACTCCTCCCCCTCCGTGTCCCCCAACATTTCCACCAAAACACCCTCCGCATGTAAAGCCACCTTTCCACCCCAAACCACCGCATCACAAGCCACCCCATGTCAAACCACCGCACAAGCCCCCGTATGTTCCTAAACCACCTTACACACCAAGGCCTAAACCGCCTTACACGCCAAAACCACCTTATACGCCAACCCCTAAGCCACCATATTTCCCCAAACCACCTTACACACCAAGGCCTAAGCCACCGTATGCGCCAAAACCACCTTATACGCCAACCCCTAAGCCACCATATTTCCCCAAACCAC CTTACACCCCAAGGCCTAAGCCACCGTACGTGCCAAAACCAC CTTACACCCCAAGGCCTAAGCCACCGTATGTCCCAAAACCACCTTACACCCCAACTCCTAAGCCACCGTATGTCCCTAAACCACCGTATGTACCATCACCACCTTATACCCCTCGCCCTAGACCACCGTATGTACCATCGCCACCTTATACCCCTAGTCCTAAACCACCGTATGTGCCATCACCACCTTATACCCCCAGCCCTACCCCACCATATGTACCATCACCACCGTATACCCCAAGCCCTACCCCGCCATATGTACCATCACCACCGTATACCCCAAGCCCTagcccaccaccaccaccaagtGGAACACCGTGTCCTCCGCCGCCGCCACCAACTTGTCCCATTGATACTCTCAAGCTTGGTGCATGCGTCGACGTGTTGGGTGGTCTAGTACACATCGGTATAGGCAGCAGTGCAAAGGACGCTTGCTGCCCCGTGCTGCAGGGGCTACTGGACTTGGATGCTGCATTATGTCTTTGCACCACCATTAAACTTAAGCTTTTGAATATCAATCTTATTATACCGATCGCCCTTGAAGTGCTTATTGACTGCGGCAAGCATCCGCCGCCCGGATTCCAGTGTCCTGCCTAA
- the LOC102629769 gene encoding 36.4 kDa proline-rich protein-like isoform X12: protein MGRKHPLANFLILLLNLGTLLSSLACPYCPYPTPPPPCPPTFPPKHPPHVKPPFHPKPPHHKPPHVKPPHKPPYVPKPPYTPRPKPPYTPKPPYTPTPKPPYFPKPPYTPRPKPPYVPKPPYTPTPKPPYFPKPPYTPRPKPPYVPKPPYTPTPKPPYVPKPPYVPSPPYTPRPRPPYVPSPPYTPSPKPPYVPSPPYTPSPTPPYVPSPPYTPSPTPPYVPSPPYTPSPSPPPPPSGTPCPPPPPPTCPIDTLKLGACVDVLGGLVHIGIGSSAKDACCPVLQGLLDLDAALCLCTTIKLKLLNINLIIPIALEVLIDCGKHPPPGFQCPA, encoded by the exons ATGGGTAGAAAACATCCTTTAGCTAATTTCTTGATTCTCCTCTTGAACTTGGGTACGTTACTATCTTCTTTAGCATGTCCATATTGCCCTTATCCTACTCCTCCCCCTCCGTGTCCCCCAACATTTCCACCAAAACACCCTCCGCATGTAAAGCCACCTTTCCACCCCAAACCACCGCATCACAAGCCACCCCATGTCAAACCACCGCACAAGCCCCCGTATGTTCCTAAACCACCTTACACACCAAGGCCTAAACCGCCTTACACGCCAAAACCAC CTTATACGCCAACCCCTAAGCCACCCTATTTCCCCAAACCACCTTACACCCCAAGGCCTAAGCCACCGTACGTGCCAAAACCACCTTATACGCCAACCCCTAAGCCACCCTATTTCCCCAAACCACCTTACACCCCAAGGCCTAAGCCACCGTATGTCCCAAAACCACCTTACACCCCAACTCCTAAGCCACCGTATGTCCCTAAACCACCGTATGTACCATCACCACCTTATACCCCTCGCCCTAGACCACCGTATGTACCATCGCCACCTTATACCCCTAGTCCTAAACCACCGTATGTGCCATCACCACCTTATACCCCCAGCCCTACCCCACCATATGTACCATCACCACCGTATACCCCAAGCCCTACCCCGCCATATGTACCATCACCACCGTATACCCCAAGCCCTagcccaccaccaccaccaagtGGAACACCGTGTCCTCCGCCGCCGCCACCAACTTGTCCCATTGATACTCTCAAGCTTGGTGCATGCGTCGACGTGTTGGGTGGTCTAGTACACATCGGTATAGGCAGCAGTGCAAAGGACGCTTGCTGCCCCGTGCTGCAGGGGCTACTGGACTTGGATGCTGCATTATGTCTTTGCACCACCATTAAACTTAAGCTTTTGAATATCAATCTTATTATACCGATCGCCCTTGAAGTGCTTATTGACTGCGGCAAGCATCCGCCGCCCGGATTCCAGTGTCCTGCCTAA
- the LOC102629769 gene encoding extensin-like isoform X7 codes for MGRKHPLANFLILLLNLGTLLSSLACPYCPYPTPPPPCPPTFPPKHPPHVKPPFHPKPPHHKPPHVKPPHKPPYVPKPPYTPRPKPPYTPKPPYTPTPKPPYFPKPPYTPRPKPPYAPKPPYTPTPKPPYFPKPPYTPRPKPPYVPKPPYTPTPKPPYFPKPPYTPRPKPPYVPKPPYTPTPKPPYVPKPPYVPSPPYTPRPRPPYVPSPPYTPSPKPPYVPSPPYTPSPTPPYVPSPPYTPSPTPPYVPSPPYTPSPSPPPPPSGTPCPPPPPPTCPIDTLKLGACVDVLGGLVHIGIGSSAKDACCPVLQGLLDLDAALCLCTTIKLKLLNINLIIPIALEVLIDCGKHPPPGFQCPA; via the exons ATGGGTAGAAAACATCCTTTAGCTAATTTCTTGATTCTCCTCTTGAACTTGGGTACGTTACTATCTTCTTTAGCATGTCCATATTGCCCTTATCCTACTCCTCCCCCTCCGTGTCCCCCAACATTTCCACCAAAACACCCTCCGCATGTAAAGCCACCTTTCCACCCCAAACCACCGCATCACAAGCCACCCCATGTCAAACCACCGCACAAGCCCCCGTATGTTCCTAAACCACCTTACACACCAAGGCCTAAACCGCCTTACACGCCAAAACCACCTTATACGCCAACCCCTAAGCCACCATATTTCCCCAAACCACCTTACACACCAAGGCCTAAGCCACCGTATGCGCCAAAACCACCTTATACGCCAACCCCTAAGCCACCATATTTCCCCAAACCAC CTTACACCCCAAGGCCTAAGCCACCGTACGTGCCAAAACCACCTTATACGCCAACCCCTAAGCCACCCTATTTCCCCAAACCACCTTACACCCCAAGGCCTAAGCCACCGTATGTCCCAAAACCACCTTACACCCCAACTCCTAAGCCACCGTATGTCCCTAAACCACCGTATGTACCATCACCACCTTATACCCCTCGCCCTAGACCACCGTATGTACCATCGCCACCTTATACCCCTAGTCCTAAACCACCGTATGTGCCATCACCACCTTATACCCCCAGCCCTACCCCACCATATGTACCATCACCACCGTATACCCCAAGCCCTACCCCGCCATATGTACCATCACCACCGTATACCCCAAGCCCTagcccaccaccaccaccaagtGGAACACCGTGTCCTCCGCCGCCGCCACCAACTTGTCCCATTGATACTCTCAAGCTTGGTGCATGCGTCGACGTGTTGGGTGGTCTAGTACACATCGGTATAGGCAGCAGTGCAAAGGACGCTTGCTGCCCCGTGCTGCAGGGGCTACTGGACTTGGATGCTGCATTATGTCTTTGCACCACCATTAAACTTAAGCTTTTGAATATCAATCTTATTATACCGATCGCCCTTGAAGTGCTTATTGACTGCGGCAAGCATCCGCCGCCCGGATTCCAGTGTCCTGCCTAA
- the LOC102629769 gene encoding 36.4 kDa proline-rich protein-like isoform X3, with product MGRKHPLANFLILLLNLGTLLSSLACPYCPYPTPPPPCPPTFPPKHPPHVKPPFHPKPPHHKPPHVKPPHKPPYVPKPPYTPRPKPPYTPKPPYTPTPKPPYFPKPPYTPRPKPPYAPKPPYTPTPKPPYFPKPPYTPRPKPPYAPKPPYTPTPKPPYFPKPPYTPRPKPPYVPKPPYTPTPKPPYFPKPPYTPRPKPPYVPKPPYTPTPKPPYVPKPPYVPSPPYTPSPKPPYVPSPPYTPSPTPPYVPSPPYTPSPTPPYVPSPPYTPSPSPPPPPSGTPCPPPPPPTCPIDTLKLGACVDVLGGLVHIGIGSSAKDACCPVLQGLLDLDAALCLCTTIKLKLLNINLIIPIALEVLIDCGKHPPPGFQCPA from the exons ATGGGTAGAAAACATCCTTTAGCTAATTTCTTGATTCTCCTCTTGAACTTGGGTACGTTACTATCTTCTTTAGCATGTCCATATTGCCCTTATCCTACTCCTCCCCCTCCGTGTCCCCCAACATTTCCACCAAAACACCCTCCGCATGTAAAGCCACCTTTCCACCCCAAACCACCGCATCACAAGCCACCCCATGTCAAACCACCGCACAAGCCCCCGTATGTTCCTAAACCACCTTACACACCAAGGCCTAAACCGCCTTACACGCCAAAACCACCTTATACGCCAACCCCTAAGCCACCATATTTCCCCAAACCACCTTACACACCAAGGCCTAAGCCACCGTATGCGCCAAAACCACCTTATACGCCAACCCCTAAGCCACCATATTTCCCCAAACCACCTTACACCCCAAGGCCTAAGCCACCGTATGCGCCAAAACCACCTTATACGCCAACCCCTAAGCCACCCTATTTCCCCAAACCACCTTACACCCCAAGGCCTAAGCCACCGTACGTGCCAAAACCACCTTATACGCCAACCCCTAAGCCACCCTATTTCCCCAAACCACCTTACACCCCAAGGCCTAAGCCACCGTATGTCCCAAAACCACCTTACACCCCAACTCCTAAGCCACCGTATGTCCCTAAACCACCGTATGTACCATCACCAC CTTATACCCCTAGTCCTAAACCACCGTATGTGCCATCACCACCTTATACCCCCAGCCCTACCCCACCATATGTACCATCACCACCGTATACCCCAAGCCCTACCCCGCCATATGTACCATCACCACCGTATACCCCAAGCCCTagcccaccaccaccaccaagtGGAACACCGTGTCCTCCGCCGCCGCCACCAACTTGTCCCATTGATACTCTCAAGCTTGGTGCATGCGTCGACGTGTTGGGTGGTCTAGTACACATCGGTATAGGCAGCAGTGCAAAGGACGCTTGCTGCCCCGTGCTGCAGGGGCTACTGGACTTGGATGCTGCATTATGTCTTTGCACCACCATTAAACTTAAGCTTTTGAATATCAATCTTATTATACCGATCGCCCTTGAAGTGCTTATTGACTGCGGCAAGCATCCGCCGCCCGGATTCCAGTGTCCTGCCTAA
- the LOC102629769 gene encoding extensin-like isoform X5, with protein sequence MGRKHPLANFLILLLNLGTLLSSLACPYCPYPTPPPPCPPTFPPKHPPHVKPPFHPKPPHHKPPHVKPPHKPPYVPKPPYTPRPKPPYTPKPPYTPTPKPPYFPKPPYTPRPKPPYAPKPPYTPTPKPPYFPKPPYTPRPKPPYAPKPPYTPTPKPPYFPKPPYTPRPKPPYVPKPPYTPTPKPPYFPKPPYTPRPKPPYVPKPPYTPTPKPPYVPKPPYVPSPPYTPSPKPPYVPSPPYTPSPTPPYVPSPPYTPSPSPPPPPSGTPCPPPPPPTCPIDTLKLGACVDVLGGLVHIGIGSSAKDACCPVLQGLLDLDAALCLCTTIKLKLLNINLIIPIALEVLIDCGKHPPPGFQCPA encoded by the exons ATGGGTAGAAAACATCCTTTAGCTAATTTCTTGATTCTCCTCTTGAACTTGGGTACGTTACTATCTTCTTTAGCATGTCCATATTGCCCTTATCCTACTCCTCCCCCTCCGTGTCCCCCAACATTTCCACCAAAACACCCTCCGCATGTAAAGCCACCTTTCCACCCCAAACCACCGCATCACAAGCCACCCCATGTCAAACCACCGCACAAGCCCCCGTATGTTCCTAAACCACCTTACACACCAAGGCCTAAACCGCCTTACACGCCAAAACCACCTTATACGCCAACCCCTAAGCCACCATATTTCCCCAAACCACCTTACACACCAAGGCCTAAGCCACCGTATGCGCCAAAACCACCTTATACGCCAACCCCTAAGCCACCATATTTCCCCAAACCACCTTACACCCCAAGGCCTAAGCCACCGTATGCGCCAAAACCACCTTATACGCCAACCCCTAAGCCACCCTATTTCCCCAAACCACCTTACACCCCAAGGCCTAAGCCACCGTACGTGCCAAAACCACCTTATACGCCAACCCCTAAGCCACCCTATTTCCCCAAACCACCTTACACCCCAAGGCCTAAGCCACCGTATGTCCCAAAACCACCTTACACCCCAACTCCTAAGCCACCGTATGTCCCTAAACCACCGTATGTACCATCACCAC CTTATACCCCTAGTCCTAAACCACCGTATGTGCCATCACCAC CGTATACCCCAAGCCCTACCCCGCCATATGTACCATCACCACCGTATACCCCAAGCCCTagcccaccaccaccaccaagtGGAACACCGTGTCCTCCGCCGCCGCCACCAACTTGTCCCATTGATACTCTCAAGCTTGGTGCATGCGTCGACGTGTTGGGTGGTCTAGTACACATCGGTATAGGCAGCAGTGCAAAGGACGCTTGCTGCCCCGTGCTGCAGGGGCTACTGGACTTGGATGCTGCATTATGTCTTTGCACCACCATTAAACTTAAGCTTTTGAATATCAATCTTATTATACCGATCGCCCTTGAAGTGCTTATTGACTGCGGCAAGCATCCGCCGCCCGGATTCCAGTGTCCTGCCTAA
- the LOC102629769 gene encoding extensin-like isoform X6 — protein MGRKHPLANFLILLLNLGTLLSSLACPYCPYPTPPPPCPPTFPPKHPPHVKPPFHPKPPHHKPPHVKPPHKPPYVPKPPYTPRPKPPYTPKPPYTPTPKPPYFPKPPYTPRPKPPYAPKPPYTPTPKPPYFPKPPYTPRPKPPYAPKPPYTPTPKPPYFPKPPYTPRPKPPYVPKPPYTPTPKPPYVPKPPYVPSPPYTPRPRPPYVPSPPYTPSPKPPYVPSPPYTPSPTPPYVPSPPYTPSPTPPYVPSPPYTPSPSPPPPPSGTPCPPPPPPTCPIDTLKLGACVDVLGGLVHIGIGSSAKDACCPVLQGLLDLDAALCLCTTIKLKLLNINLIIPIALEVLIDCGKHPPPGFQCPA, from the exons ATGGGTAGAAAACATCCTTTAGCTAATTTCTTGATTCTCCTCTTGAACTTGGGTACGTTACTATCTTCTTTAGCATGTCCATATTGCCCTTATCCTACTCCTCCCCCTCCGTGTCCCCCAACATTTCCACCAAAACACCCTCCGCATGTAAAGCCACCTTTCCACCCCAAACCACCGCATCACAAGCCACCCCATGTCAAACCACCGCACAAGCCCCCGTATGTTCCTAAACCACCTTACACACCAAGGCCTAAACCGCCTTACACGCCAAAACCACCTTATACGCCAACCCCTAAGCCACCATATTTCCCCAAACCACCTTACACACCAAGGCCTAAGCCACCGTATGCGCCAAAACCACCTTATACGCCAACCCCTAAGCCACCATATTTCCCCAAACCACCTTACACCCCAAGGCCTAAGCCACCGTATGCGCCAAAACCAC CTTATACGCCAACCCCTAAGCCACCCTATTTCCCCAAACCACCTTACACCCCAAGGCCTAAGCCACCGTATGTCCCAAAACCACCTTACACCCCAACTCCTAAGCCACCGTATGTCCCTAAACCACCGTATGTACCATCACCACCTTATACCCCTCGCCCTAGACCACCGTATGTACCATCGCCACCTTATACCCCTAGTCCTAAACCACCGTATGTGCCATCACCACCTTATACCCCCAGCCCTACCCCACCATATGTACCATCACCACCGTATACCCCAAGCCCTACCCCGCCATATGTACCATCACCACCGTATACCCCAAGCCCTagcccaccaccaccaccaagtGGAACACCGTGTCCTCCGCCGCCGCCACCAACTTGTCCCATTGATACTCTCAAGCTTGGTGCATGCGTCGACGTGTTGGGTGGTCTAGTACACATCGGTATAGGCAGCAGTGCAAAGGACGCTTGCTGCCCCGTGCTGCAGGGGCTACTGGACTTGGATGCTGCATTATGTCTTTGCACCACCATTAAACTTAAGCTTTTGAATATCAATCTTATTATACCGATCGCCCTTGAAGTGCTTATTGACTGCGGCAAGCATCCGCCGCCCGGATTCCAGTGTCCTGCCTAA
- the LOC102629769 gene encoding extensin-like isoform X4, whose amino-acid sequence MGRKHPLANFLILLLNLGTLLSSLACPYCPYPTPPPPCPPTFPPKHPPHVKPPFHPKPPHHKPPHVKPPHKPPYVPKPPYTPRPKPPYTPKPPYTPTPKPPYFPKPPYTPRPKPPYAPKPPYTPTPKPPYFPKPPYTPTPKPPYFPKPPYTPRPKPPYVPKPPYTPTPKPPYFPKPPYTPRPKPPYVPKPPYTPTPKPPYVPKPPYVPSPPYTPRPRPPYVPSPPYTPSPKPPYVPSPPYTPSPTPPYVPSPPYTPSPTPPYVPSPPYTPSPSPPPPPSGTPCPPPPPPTCPIDTLKLGACVDVLGGLVHIGIGSSAKDACCPVLQGLLDLDAALCLCTTIKLKLLNINLIIPIALEVLIDCGKHPPPGFQCPA is encoded by the exons ATGGGTAGAAAACATCCTTTAGCTAATTTCTTGATTCTCCTCTTGAACTTGGGTACGTTACTATCTTCTTTAGCATGTCCATATTGCCCTTATCCTACTCCTCCCCCTCCGTGTCCCCCAACATTTCCACCAAAACACCCTCCGCATGTAAAGCCACCTTTCCACCCCAAACCACCGCATCACAAGCCACCCCATGTCAAACCACCGCACAAGCCCCCGTATGTTCCTAAACCACCTTACACACCAAGGCCTAAACCGCCTTACACGCCAAAACCACCTTATACGCCAACCCCTAAGCCACCATATTTCCCCAAACCACCTTACACACCAAGGCCTAAGCCACCGTATGCGCCAAAACCACCTTATACGCCAACCCCTAAGCCACCATATTTCCCCAAACCAC CTTATACGCCAACCCCTAAGCCACCCTATTTCCCCAAACCACCTTACACCCCAAGGCCTAAGCCACCGTACGTGCCAAAACCACCTTATACGCCAACCCCTAAGCCACCCTATTTCCCCAAACCACCTTACACCCCAAGGCCTAAGCCACCGTATGTCCCAAAACCACCTTACACCCCAACTCCTAAGCCACCGTATGTCCCTAAACCACCGTATGTACCATCACCACCTTATACCCCTCGCCCTAGACCACCGTATGTACCATCGCCACCTTATACCCCTAGTCCTAAACCACCGTATGTGCCATCACCACCTTATACCCCCAGCCCTACCCCACCATATGTACCATCACCACCGTATACCCCAAGCCCTACCCCGCCATATGTACCATCACCACCGTATACCCCAAGCCCTagcccaccaccaccaccaagtGGAACACCGTGTCCTCCGCCGCCGCCACCAACTTGTCCCATTGATACTCTCAAGCTTGGTGCATGCGTCGACGTGTTGGGTGGTCTAGTACACATCGGTATAGGCAGCAGTGCAAAGGACGCTTGCTGCCCCGTGCTGCAGGGGCTACTGGACTTGGATGCTGCATTATGTCTTTGCACCACCATTAAACTTAAGCTTTTGAATATCAATCTTATTATACCGATCGCCCTTGAAGTGCTTATTGACTGCGGCAAGCATCCGCCGCCCGGATTCCAGTGTCCTGCCTAA